A stretch of DNA from Candidatus Bathyarchaeota archaeon:
AAAGCAGATCCATCGATTTTGAAAACTCGGAACAAACTTTTTGAGTTTCATCCCCGTCACTACCATCTACAACAATAATACAAAAATGTTTAAAACGCTGATTTTGCAGGGCGATCAAACATTTTTTAATTTTGTCTTTACGATTCTTTGTGGGAATCCCAATAGTTAAACAATATTTTTTGTCTGGAATTAAATATTCCCCCACAAAATAAAAGTAAATCTCAATTTAATAAAAAATAAAATTATACCAAGTTTTGAAATATGTACAAACTTAATTTTATTTATGTTTTTTTAATTGATAATTATTTTCATATTATTGTTATTTAAGATAAATCTTACTGTTACCATTTGTATACAATAAACTTAATTCATCAAAATTAACTGAAAGTTCAGATGAATTCAATGCAATATTGTTAAAGGGATATCGATCAAAAAGAACGTTTAATGTGCTTAAGTAAATATAGCCACCATCATCTACTATTGTCACATTACTCAACGAAATTTTTCTGGACCCAAGAGAATATATGGTTAAAACATTTGCAATCGTTCTTTGATCGGCATAAATTTTTGAATTTGTTAAATTCACATTTTCGGATAACCATTGACTGCTTGAAAAACTGTGTTTATCTGTATATCCATAATGACCATATAATCGAGCAGCATCCATTCGATAACTACTCAGAGGTATTGACCAACTGTCACTTCCAGTAACTTCATACACAAAGTTCGTTTGAAAAAGGAAATAGGGAACTAATACAACCAATAATAAAATACAAACCACAAATTGTTTTTCGTGTTTCAAAATTATCTTCAAAATAGAACGTGCACCAATAACACACAAAGGTGCCAAAAAAAACAATAAAATATGAAAAAACCTAGTCATGTTAAGAGTGTCTGCTAATCCAGGCACTGCAATAAGTGCACCTAAAAATAGGGTTGCAATTATACTGAAAACAAAAAATTCAGATTTGATTTCCTTAATTTTTGTAATTAACCCAAGGAACCCAACAATAATGAATGCTTGCACAACATATGCAACATTTCTGCTAATAGTATTCCAAATTGATGGCGACTCAGTTAGACCTAAACCAGCTAATACTCCCGTTCCTCGAGATGCAAGATTGAAAAATCCACCTAATTTACTAGAAACAAAATCTGCTTTATCTAAAAGAGTTGTGAAACTGGCAGACCCTGAAGTATAAATGTACCAAGTAAACATAATTATGAAAAATATAACAACTAGACTTACAGTGATGTTTGTGCACGGACGTTTATAAAGAACAAAAAAACATAGAACTGCAGAAATAAAAAAGAGGAACAACACAGCCAAAGAATAATGGGAAGCAACTAACCCAAAACTAAAGATAATGAAACAAATCGTCTTGGTTATGGGTTGTATTTTCTTATTAAGAATGACAAACAACAACAATACAAAAAATAATTCAGCTATCATCTGACGAGCTAAACCAAGCATTTCGGTATAAAAAGTCATTTGTGCCATAAATAGGAAGGTAGCTAAGAATGCATATTTTTTATCAACGTACTCTTGCCAAACAGTATATAAAACAACAGGGACCAAAGAAAAAATCAAAGGATATAAAACTTTGAATAATATAGAGGAGTCAACATTTAACAGAATAGTATAAACGGTTGGAAGAATTGTAACACTTAACATATTATTATAAGTATTTAACAGGGTAGAACCGATTGAAGTTGGAATAATTGATGTCCATTGTGAATTGTTTAATGTGTTTTGAAAAAGAAGGTATTCTCCGGGAATGTCCGATCCAAAAGGAACTATATAGCTGGAAATTAATGAGGAATGGAAAAGAATAGAAAGCCCAATCATTAACAACGCAATTGGGTACAAATTTGAAGGCAATATGCGCTCAGAAAGTACACTTAAAATAACTAAAGCTGAAATTAATAACAGCAAGAAGAGAAGGATTGAATTATCCCCTTGAACATTTACCGCAGTTGTTCCTAAAATGCTTAACAATGGAAGAGAAAAAAAGACCAAAATAGGTACAATCGATTTCCTTTCATAAATTTCTCCAATTTCAATAAATTCACCTTTTTTACATATCACAATACATCCAATCAAAACAGGAATATTCAAAATGACCATTAATGGCATCAATGAAAGCGGGTGTGAAATTCCAAATATTGAAAATATTTCATTAACAAATAAGCCTGCAATCATTAGATATGCAACACTAAGACCTACTGAAAGCAAAACTGTTTCTAGTCGATTGAAACGATTCGAACTCAATAACTTAAGAAATATAAAGCCAGGAACAAAAGTAAAATATACAAAACCCAACGTTTCTCTTACAATAGGCACATCAAAAAATATGGCAATGGTTAAGGCCAAAAATAACATTAGAACATAAAAAAGGAATGTTTTTGATTTACATTGAGATTTAGTTATTGAATTCATGATATTTCACTTTTAATTTAGTTCAATTAAGTTATAAAACAATTTGAAAATATTTGGTTTATCAAAATATATGACCTCAAAAATTAAATCTATTAATCTAAACCCATGCTATTTTGGTAAGCCCACGATATTACTTCCAAATCTTTGAGCCCATCGTTTCCAGAAGGAGTGGGGCGAATGTCAGCTAGCAGACTCCGAGCAAAATAATTTAGTTCATCAAAATGGGGTCTATGGAAATCGGACATTCCAGTAGTCAGCATTTGAGTGGCAGCAATTAAACGGTTTGGAGATCGATGTTTAGCAAATGCATGATTAACGCTGCCATAACAATCGACACCCAAATTAAATGCTTGAGAGAACCATCCAGCAGATATTACAGCTGTTGTTCCCGAATCAAATTTTGCAAAACATGTTGCACCATCTTCAAAATCCAGATTGTACCTATAACCCAAATGACATTTGACGTTTGTAATTTCACCAAAATACCATCGTAATAGGTTAATGAGGTGACTGCCGACATCAATAAGCGCACCACCTCCGGTTAATTCTTTATTAAACCACCATTCTGGAACACGCAAAGGAGTGTGAGAATCCGCCCTATGAAAAAAAGGACCAGAACTTATGAATGTCGCATACACGAGTTCAACATCCCCGAGGGTACCATCATCAATTTTATCTTTTAAGTCTCGAAAAACTTTATTGAATCGTAATTGATAACCCATCATTAATTTAACCGAATTTTTTTGAACATAAGAAAGAATCTTTTTCCCTTCTTCAACACTTCGCGCTATAGGTTTTTCTAGAAAAACATGTTTACCCGCTTCAGCTACATCTCTTGCACACTGTAAATGCAAATGAGTAGGTAAAGCAACTATAACTGCATCTATTTCAGGTTCTTTTAAAAGTTGTTCATAATTTGAAAATATTTTTTTGACACCAAAACTTTTGGCCTCTTTCTGAGCTTTTTTGGAAAAATCTGCAACACCAACGAGATTGACGTTCGGGAGTTTCAAAGAATGCCTCATGTGGAGTTTACCTATGTAACCTAGCCCAATAATTCCTATTCCAATTTTCTTCATTTGCCATAATCACCCAATATTAGGACAGCCCAAGTTTTTTATTTAAACCTAACATCACAATTAATTCGTAAGCTTGTTTCATGACTTTAGACCTTGGAGTTTTACTAGGATATAAAGCCTTAAAATAATCAATAGAAATGCCTTTTTGAATGTAATCAGTTGTACCTAGACCTTCTTTAGCAGCTAATTGGAGAAATTTTAGTCGTTTTGGATTAACTCCAGCAATTTCTGCAGCAGCTGCATCAACAGCTACAGGATCTTTACTTGTCATCACCAAACCTATTCTTCGTGGTTTAATTCCAGACGCAATATTTTCTCCTATTACACAAAGGTCAAATTTCATTGCCTTGTTGATAGCAACTATAACTTCTCCAATTCGTGGATGATATTGAAATTTTCGAGGATATGGATTGCATCCAAAAATATTTTTTAGCGCACATGTCATCTGAATCGAGGGAAGACTATACTTAATTTTTGAAGTATTAATCTTTAAATCAGCATCCCGAATTATTTGAGGAATTTGAAGTTTAATTTTATAGCCTCCCGCAGAAGTTTCAACAGTTTGAGTAACATCTTCAGAAAGATTGACTAGTTTGACATCATATTCTTGTGAAAGCTTTGTATACCCTAACATTTGAAAGGCATATTTACATTTCATAGCTGATGCATCAGACTCGACCAAAGATATTTTTACTTTCGAAGAAATATTTTCACGAATAACTTCAACTAAAGCAGCAGCAAAACGCGGATCAGTAGTTGCGCCTGTCGAATGATCCCAATAATAACATAAATTGGGTTTAATTACTACATTTCTTACCCCAGTCGGAAAAGAAAGCTCAATAAGATTTAACGAATCATTTATTGCCTTTTTAAATGAAGGAATTGTGTCTTTTTTGATTTTAACAAAACTGACTAAACTCATCAACATACTTCCTTGTTAAGTTACTAAGTAATCATGAATTCAATTTGTAAACTAATTCAACAAATTAAAAGTTCAACAGACATTTTTCGCAAAGAAAGAGAAATCAAATATAAAACAGTTATGGAACACCAATCAAAGGTCAACTGATTACAAAATAGTGCTGATAGAGTTGACGTTAACTGCCAAGTTTGTTACCAAATAATCTTGTTTAATAATATATAATATTTATAACAAAGCAAAACACTTTACTACTAGAGCAAGAGTTGTATTCGATAAGAATTTAGGCTCGCTAAATAACTGAAAGTAGATATGGAGTTAAAGAAAGTTGCAAAATAAACATTTTTTTGCAGTATCAGTCATAATCACAGTCACTATTATTGCATCCATATTTGCGTATCCAATTGTTTATTCAATTTCTAATGGCATTACTATTAAAAGCAGTGGTCAAATTATTTGTCCAAACATAACTGCGAAATCAGGTTCATCTAAAGACATTCAAGCAGCAGTAGATTATCTTTCAGAAAATTGGGGAGTAGGTAACGTTTCAATTCCAGCAGGCACATTTAATTTCGTTGAAATTGGAGAAACGTGGCAAACTGTTGTGGTCCCTTGTGGCATAAATATTATTGGCTCTGAGACGCAAAAAGACAGCAACGGACAGGTAATCGAGTGGAGAACCGTATTAAATATGCCTTTTGAGGCTCCACAAAACTCAGTTTGGTTCAAATTTGTTATTGATGAAACCGTGCAAGAAAACAGTTTTAGATTTTCTGACATCAAACTTGTTGGATACCGATTTTATAACATTAATTCAAGAAATATGTACACGGGGATTTTGGTCAATTCAAAATATAGCAATTCTCCAACTGCTGGACTTAGAGATTTTAGAGTTGATCATTGCAATTTTCAGGATATGGGAGGAAGTGGAATCAGCATCTCATTTAATGATGAATATAATCGACGAAAAATTTCAGGTGTAATAGATCATAACCGTTTTGTTAA
This window harbors:
- a CDS encoding Gfo/Idh/MocA family oxidoreductase; this translates as MKKIGIGIIGLGYIGKLHMRHSLKLPNVNLVGVADFSKKAQKEAKSFGVKKIFSNYEQLLKEPEIDAVIVALPTHLHLQCARDVAEAGKHVFLEKPIARSVEEGKKILSYVQKNSVKLMMGYQLRFNKVFRDLKDKIDDGTLGDVELVYATFISSGPFFHRADSHTPLRVPEWWFNKELTGGGALIDVGSHLINLLRWYFGEITNVKCHLGYRYNLDFEDGATCFAKFDSGTTAVISAGWFSQAFNLGVDCYGSVNHAFAKHRSPNRLIAATQMLTTGMSDFHRPHFDELNYFARSLLADIRPTPSGNDGLKDLEVISWAYQNSMGLD
- a CDS encoding DUF2206 domain-containing protein; the encoded protein is MNSITKSQCKSKTFLFYVLMLFLALTIAIFFDVPIVRETLGFVYFTFVPGFIFLKLLSSNRFNRLETVLLSVGLSVAYLMIAGLFVNEIFSIFGISHPLSLMPLMVILNIPVLIGCIVICKKGEFIEIGEIYERKSIVPILVFFSLPLLSILGTTAVNVQGDNSILLFLLLLISALVILSVLSERILPSNLYPIALLMIGLSILFHSSLISSYIVPFGSDIPGEYLLFQNTLNNSQWTSIIPTSIGSTLLNTYNNMLSVTILPTVYTILLNVDSSILFKVLYPLIFSLVPVVLYTVWQEYVDKKYAFLATFLFMAQMTFYTEMLGLARQMIAELFFVLLLFVILNKKIQPITKTICFIIFSFGLVASHYSLAVLFLFFISAVLCFFVLYKRPCTNITVSLVVIFFIIMFTWYIYTSGSASFTTLLDKADFVSSKLGGFFNLASRGTGVLAGLGLTESPSIWNTISRNVAYVVQAFIIVGFLGLITKIKEIKSEFFVFSIIATLFLGALIAVPGLADTLNMTRFFHILLFFLAPLCVIGARSILKIILKHEKQFVVCILLLVVLVPYFLFQTNFVYEVTGSDSWSIPLSSYRMDAARLYGHYGYTDKHSFSSSQWLSENVNLTNSKIYADQRTIANVLTIYSLGSRKISLSNVTIVDDGGYIYLSTLNVLFDRYPFNNIALNSSELSVNFDELSLLYTNGNSKIYLK
- a CDS encoding DUF362 domain-containing protein, with the protein product MSLVSFVKIKKDTIPSFKKAINDSLNLIELSFPTGVRNVVIKPNLCYYWDHSTGATTDPRFAAALVEVIRENISSKVKISLVESDASAMKCKYAFQMLGYTKLSQEYDVKLVNLSEDVTQTVETSAGGYKIKLQIPQIIRDADLKINTSKIKYSLPSIQMTCALKNIFGCNPYPRKFQYHPRIGEVIVAINKAMKFDLCVIGENIASGIKPRRIGLVMTSKDPVAVDAAAAEIAGVNPKRLKFLQLAAKEGLGTTDYIQKGISIDYFKALYPSKTPRSKVMKQAYELIVMLGLNKKLGLS